One segment of Anopheles stephensi strain Indian chromosome 3, UCI_ANSTEP_V1.0, whole genome shotgun sequence DNA contains the following:
- the LOC118514012 gene encoding LOW QUALITY PROTEIN: uncharacterized protein LOC118514012 (The sequence of the model RefSeq protein was modified relative to this genomic sequence to represent the inferred CDS: deleted 1 base in 1 codon) → MLEIVSCAKDTQLHSFPRLEQLASSAHVGNNGSHCHFFGSSKLFVRANKDWGIELLRLKPAADQTDTGGKMGSATSRTIANVKKIAIDNLYCVACPKTAGKEEIAIGLTTGTVRLMNYKKANFTKRFDNDRITIGVTFMDFNATDDFLATVYENGLVNVYGLKTSSKLHTLAFDKNTVKARFHPTKRFSLAIASYNGAVLLYDTQTKKTLFSQISAHAAPCRDIAMVESHPEYLFSVGYDNVINIFDTRRKETASQIHSNYPFESLAIAEDGIHLAVGNLKGYVYGYDLRNLKDPLNMQKIHQNCVNSLAFVPQARDGSNRRSMIELEESKKATKSVRISEGGKLNRPEPQAHPTGPDQHDSFIGEIDLFLQRRDAPIDCLSRLSTSSSFSAESRNSMHMGGNNLMGFLDELSDSKVDSETIDSQTESQQMVDTAPGVDDSFVNVNRLLKRVKGDGSRSTNSSSDRMLRKGLAGLVDNLEHIREEGSEVGDGACDSIPSGNSGSTGNSNSTPRILAESQQENTVAAPGAVDTKRSITGETDPIVESSKIDKENRLRPSVVSIKQTLPNATVEPSPQIAAASTKEWRKDSAAMPEPWRGIVIIRSGRDCRAAPNNDGPVERCTLRQIDAEQAMKSNLWMCMFNLWRETQSKLESLEQYVSTGLGLLLPRDEFAQQFLSMRAENEALKARLKLLEETSSDAKRS, encoded by the exons ATGTTGGAAATTGTATCGTGCGCAAAGGACACACAGCTGCACAGCTTCCCAAGGTTGGAGCAGCTGGCCAGCAGTGCCCACGTCGGGAACAATGGTTCGCACTGCCATTTTTTCGGTTCCTCGAAGCTGTTCGTACGAGCGAACAAAGATTGGGGTATAGAGCTGCTGCGTCTCAAGCCGGCTGCCGACCAGACGGACACGGGCGGCAAGATGGGCAGCGCCACCAGTCGCACGATCGCGAACGTGAAAAAGATCGCGATCGACAATTTGTACTGTGTTGCGTGTCCGAAGACGGCTGGCAAGGAAGAGATAGCGATCGGCTTGACgaccggtacggtacggttaaTGAATTACAAGAAGGCCAACTTTACGAAGCGGTTCGATAATGATAGGATCACGATCGGTGTGACGTTTATGGACTTTAATGCTACGGACGACTTTTTGGCCACCGTGTACGAAAATGGGCTGGTTAATGTGTACGGGCTGAAGACAAGTTCCAAGCTACACACATTAGCATTCGACAAGAA CACCGTGAAAGCACGATTTCATCCCACCAAGCGGTTCTCGCTGGCGATCGCATCGTACAACGGCGCCGTCCTGCTGTACGACACACAAACGAAGAAAACACTGTTCTCGCAAATATCTGCTCATGCTGCACCGTGTCGCGATATAGCGATGGTGGAATCGCACCCCGAGTACCTCTTTTCAGTAGGCTATGACAATGTGATTAATATTTTCGACACGAGAAGAAAGGAAACGGCGTCCCAAATTCATTCGAACTATCCGTTCGAATCGCTGGCAATCGCAGAAGACGGCATTCACCTGGCGGTGGGCAATCTGAAGGGTTACGTGTACGGGTACGATCTGCGCAATCTAAAGGATCCGTTGAACATGCAGAAGATTCATCAGAACTGTGTAAACAGCCTTGCGTTTGTACCGCAGGCGCGCGATGGATCAAACCGACGAAGCATGATCGAGCTGGAAGAATCGAAGAAGGCGACGAAAAGTGTGCGGATCAGCGAAGGTGGCAAGCTGAACCGGCCAGAACCTCAGGCCCATCCGACTGGGCCCGATCAGCACGATAGTTTCATCGGAGAGATTGATTTGTTTCTACAGCGCCGCGACGCACCGATCGATTGTTTGTCCCGGCTGAGTACGTCTTCCAGCTTTAGCGCGGAATCGCGTAACAGCATGCACATGGGTGGTAACAACTTGATGGGTTTCCTGGACGAACTGTCCGACAGCAAGGTGGATTCGGAAACGATCGACTCTCAGACGGAATCGCAGCAAATGGTCGATACCGCACCGGGCGTAGACGATAGCTTCGTGAACGTGAACCGATTGCTGAAGCGCGTGAAGGGTGACGGTTCGAGATCCACCAATTCCAGCAGTGATCGGATGCTGCGGAAAGGTCTCGCCGGGTTGGTCGATAATTTGGAACACATTCGCGAGGAAGGATCGGAAGTAGGGGACGGTGCGTGTGATTCGATACCGAGCGGCAATAGTGGTTCCACCGGGAATAGTAACAGTACCCCAAGGATACTGGCTGAAAGCCAGCAGGAGAACACAGTCGCTGCTCCGGGAGCGGTCGACACGAAGAGAAGCATTACGGGGGAAACGGATCCGATCGTTGAAAGCAGTAAAATCGACAAAGAGAATCGACTACGTCCATCGGTGGTGAGCATCAAGCAGACACTACCGAATGCAACGGTGGAACCATCGCCACAGATTGCAGCTGCAAGTACGAAGGAATGGCGAAAAGATTCTGCAGCCATGCCTGAACCCTGGCGAGGAATCGTCATCATCCGTTCGGGAAGAGATTGCCGAGCTGCGCCGAACAATGATGGACCAGTT GAACGGTGCACGCTGCGGCAGATAGATGCTGAGCAAGCCATGAAAAGCAATTTGTGGATGTGTATGTTTAATCTGTGGCGCGAAACGCAAAGCAAGCTGGAATCGCTCGAGCAGTACGTGAGCACCGGGCTGGGACTGTTGCTGCCGAGGGACGAGTTTGCGCAGCAGTTTCTCAGCATGCGGGCAGAAAATGAGGCGCTGAAAGCACGGTTGAAGCTGTTGGAGGAGACGTCAAGCGATGCAAAGCGGTCGTAG
- the LOC118510061 gene encoding ATP-sensitive inward rectifier potassium channel 8, translating to MDSIEPEGVGQRDPEEELTLNTRVVNKIGERNVRSCNLPQKSIRFVKDLVTTLVEEKWRYALFVFVASYVGSWVVFAGLWYILSYAHGDLLEQNPATGERMGDGVMPCVQGATTFPGFLLFSMETQISTGYGEKVPTEECPESFGLLTIQLIVGLLIDGAILGVVYAKLVRPPQKISEMKFSRRAVICQRDGQLCFVFRICDRKWQHAIETKVTAVMLESRRTLEGELVEKHESYLKLENDGRLVLLWPVTACHVIDRDSPLYDLSAEELLRRKLEIVITITGGTMTTGQINQARTSYVPGEICWGHRFRNMVEYDSRKQSFVAVNARMHDIEPVDTPLCSARQLDILRKRLQQKDVTEEKHPEPS from the exons ATGGATTCGATCGAGCCAGAAGGTGTTGGGCAGCGTGATCCCGAGGAAGAGTTAACGCTCAACACGCGTGTGGTGAACAAAATCGGTGAGCGCAACGTTCGGTCCTGCAATCTACCCCAAAAATCGATTCGTTTCGTCAAAGACTTGGTAACAACGCTG gtggaagaaaaatggcgTTACGCAttgttcgtgttcgtggccAGTTACGTCGGCAGTTGGGTGGTGTTTGCCGGTCTGTGGTACATTCTATCGTACGCGCACGGTGATCTGCTGGAGCAAAATCCAGCCACGGGCGAGCGGATGGGCGACGGTGTAATGCCGTGCGTGCAAGGTGCAACAACCTTCCCCGGCTTCCTGCTCTTCAGCATGGAAACACAAATATCGACCGGGTACGGTGAAAAGGTCCCAACCGAGGAGTGTCCCGAATCGTTCGGATTGCTCACGATACAGCTGATCGTCGGGCTGCTGATCGACGGTGCGATTCTTGGCGTGGTGTACGCCAAGCTGGTCCGTCCACCGCAGAAGATATCGGAGATGAAGTTTAGCAGACGGGCGGTGATCTGCCAGCGGGATGGGCAGCTTTGCTTCGTTTTTCGCATCTGCGATCGTAAGTGGCAGCATGCGATCGAGACGAAGGTGACGGCCGTCATGCTCGAATCGAGACGCACGCTAGAGGGGGAGCTGGTCGAAAAGCACGAATCGTATCTGAAGCTTGAGAACGATGGGCGGTTGGTGTTGCTGTGGCCAGTTACCGCTTGCCATGTGATCGATCGCGACAGTCCGCTGTACGATCTGTCGGCGGAGGAACTGCTCCGGCGAAAGTTGGAAATTGTGATAACGATAACGGGCGGCACGATGACGACGGGACAAATTAATCAGGCGCGCACCTCGTACGTACCGGGTGAGATTTGCTGGGGCCACCGGTTCCGTAACATGGTGGAGTACGATTcacgcaagcagtcgtttgtcGCGGTGAACGCGCGAATGCACGATATAGAGCCGGTCGATACGCCGCTGTGCAGTGCGCGTCAGTTGGACATTTTGAGGAAACGATTACAGCAGAAGGATGTGACGGAAGAAAAGCATCCGGAACCATCGTAA